Proteins encoded by one window of Rhodococcus sp. OK302:
- a CDS encoding alpha/beta hydrolase has protein sequence MPDGVKAGMYTDWQNVDPKLGLHRWETFLTKELPPLVDARFATNGVKAIAGTSMGAQGVMMLAGRHPGMYKGVAGFSGCYSTTDFWGRASILSTVTSRGGDPGNMWGELGGPEWEAHDSLLHAEQLRGTEIYLSAAPGTPGENETLQTPSLADRLIVGGTIEAVSNMCTHAFDERLRSLDIAATVDYEPNGTHSWGYWRHRFPKAWPALSKALGI, from the coding sequence TTGCCCGACGGCGTCAAGGCCGGCATGTATACGGATTGGCAGAATGTGGATCCGAAACTCGGATTGCACAGGTGGGAAACCTTCCTCACGAAGGAATTGCCGCCGCTCGTCGATGCACGGTTTGCGACCAACGGAGTCAAGGCGATTGCGGGCACGTCGATGGGTGCGCAGGGCGTGATGATGCTTGCGGGGCGACACCCCGGAATGTACAAGGGAGTAGCGGGTTTCAGCGGTTGCTATTCGACGACGGATTTCTGGGGTCGTGCCAGTATTTTGTCGACCGTGACCTCGCGTGGTGGGGACCCGGGCAACATGTGGGGCGAACTTGGCGGACCGGAGTGGGAAGCCCACGACTCACTTCTGCATGCCGAGCAACTTCGGGGAACGGAAATCTACCTTTCCGCGGCGCCGGGTACGCCTGGTGAGAACGAGACATTGCAGACCCCGAGCCTGGCCGATCGTCTGATCGTCGGCGGGACTATCGAGGCGGTATCCAACATGTGTACTCACGCTTTCGACGAACGACTGCGTTCACTCGATATCGCGGCCACCGTGGATTACGAGCCCAACGGCACCCACTCGTGGGGATATTGGCGTCACCGTTTCCCCAAGGCGTGGCCGGCGCTGTCGAAGGCTCTCGGTATCTGA
- a CDS encoding protein kinase domain-containing protein — translation MVEDDPLHTRRDLLPFVAEELGAAGFDDAREIGRGGFGVVYRCTQTALDRTVAVKVLTADLGEENRARFFREQRAMGRLTGHPNIVGVLQVGVTDTGRPYLVMPYHRQGSVDARIRRLGPLALEDTLRLGVKMAGALETAHRLGIVHRDVKPANILLTDYGEPALTDFGIAHITDGFTTATGTVTGSAAFTAPEVLGGEPPSPASDVYGLGATLFSALTGHAAFERRSGEQVVTQFLRITAQPVPDLRENGFPDDVCAVIEKAMSRDPGDRPSASALGEDLRQLQVRHGFPVDEMALRAEPGAERRDPPPPRGWRPPASPAGRRGDRNLPLELTSFVGRRTELTEVKNLLSASRLVTLTGVGGVGKTRLALRVAANAQRDFADGVWLVELGELHDESLVVAAVAATLGVRDQSARPLQDIVVEFLASRTLLLVLDNCEQVINAVAGLAEALLRACPQLKILTTTREPLGIGGESVLRVSPLSVPDPDREPTLRVLPRYDAVTLFAERAAAAVPGFELTEENKTTVARICQRLDGLPLAIELAAARLRAMSPQQILERLDDRYTLLTRGSRDAPTRQQTLRWSIDWSYHLCTPEEQQLWGRVSVFAGSFELDAAEGVCGDDETPEGLLDSLSSLVDKSILIREESDTAVHFRLLETLHDYGREKIVQAGEYAPLRRRHRDWYRKLVIDAEAGWISPRQLKLIGRLDREQPNIREALEYCLSDDDAGAEAGLRMATAMFPFALSRGLYSEGRQWLDRFLTRQTGQPTAGRIRAICADSLLAAVQGDLLAATALVEEGRALAAQFTDPLIHALLDHAYGELALFRGDLPRAASHLEKALEVFDARGDLTLQVGVLHILGLAYDLLGESQRSIGCYEKALAITESHGESVYRSYTLWAMGVAVWRQGDLGRAVGLLELALALAEQVNDPLTCAVCLEVLAWIAAGERNARRAAVLLGAAEELAHSVGSVTIVFPTLLPYQEECEKTTRRALGEQAFGAARREGRRMGMAGALAYALGRQPPDTAHTGGPSVELTKREREVADLVAQGLTNKQIAATLVISPRTAQGHVEHVLTKLGFTSRAQIAAWVVEQSRNEPV, via the coding sequence ATGGTCGAGGACGATCCACTCCACACCCGTCGTGACCTGCTTCCGTTCGTCGCGGAAGAGCTGGGAGCGGCGGGCTTCGACGACGCCCGGGAGATCGGGCGCGGCGGATTCGGTGTGGTCTACCGCTGCACCCAGACCGCGCTGGACCGCACGGTGGCGGTGAAGGTCCTCACCGCCGACCTCGGCGAGGAGAACCGGGCACGCTTCTTCCGGGAACAGCGGGCAATGGGGCGCCTGACCGGGCACCCCAACATTGTGGGCGTCCTGCAGGTCGGCGTCACCGACACCGGGCGCCCCTACCTGGTGATGCCGTACCACCGGCAAGGCTCCGTCGATGCCCGGATCCGCCGGCTCGGGCCGCTCGCGCTGGAGGACACGTTGCGTCTCGGGGTCAAGATGGCGGGCGCACTCGAGACCGCGCACCGGCTCGGAATTGTGCATCGCGACGTGAAACCGGCGAACATTCTGCTCACCGACTACGGTGAACCGGCCCTGACGGACTTCGGGATCGCGCACATCACCGACGGTTTCACGACCGCGACCGGAACCGTCACGGGTTCGGCGGCGTTCACCGCCCCGGAGGTACTCGGCGGTGAACCGCCGAGCCCGGCCTCGGACGTCTACGGGCTCGGAGCCACCCTGTTCAGCGCGCTCACCGGGCACGCCGCCTTCGAGCGCCGCAGCGGCGAGCAGGTGGTGACCCAGTTCCTGCGGATCACCGCACAACCAGTACCCGACCTGCGGGAGAACGGCTTCCCCGACGACGTGTGCGCGGTCATCGAGAAGGCAATGTCCCGAGACCCGGGGGACCGGCCCTCCGCATCGGCGCTCGGCGAGGACCTGCGGCAGCTGCAGGTCCGCCACGGGTTCCCGGTCGATGAGATGGCGCTGCGCGCCGAACCGGGGGCCGAGCGGCGGGATCCGCCGCCGCCGCGTGGATGGCGCCCGCCCGCATCGCCCGCCGGTCGGAGAGGCGACAGAAACCTGCCGCTGGAGCTGACGAGCTTCGTCGGTCGCCGCACCGAACTGACCGAGGTGAAGAACCTGCTGTCGGCGTCCCGGCTGGTCACGTTGACCGGGGTCGGTGGCGTCGGCAAGACACGTCTCGCGTTGCGGGTCGCGGCGAACGCACAGCGCGATTTCGCCGACGGGGTGTGGCTGGTCGAGCTGGGCGAGCTGCACGACGAGTCGCTGGTGGTTGCCGCGGTGGCTGCCACCCTCGGAGTGCGCGACCAGTCGGCGCGGCCGTTGCAGGACATTGTGGTGGAGTTTCTGGCCTCCCGGACCTTGTTGCTGGTCCTCGACAACTGTGAGCAGGTGATCAACGCAGTCGCGGGGTTGGCCGAAGCGCTACTGCGCGCATGCCCGCAGTTGAAAATCCTGACGACCACGCGCGAGCCCCTGGGCATCGGCGGGGAATCAGTGCTGCGGGTGTCTCCGTTGTCGGTCCCCGACCCTGACCGGGAGCCGACGCTACGTGTGCTGCCCCGATACGACGCGGTGACGTTGTTCGCCGAACGAGCAGCCGCCGCGGTGCCGGGCTTCGAACTCACCGAGGAGAACAAAACCACGGTGGCCCGGATCTGCCAACGCCTGGACGGGCTGCCACTGGCGATCGAGCTGGCGGCGGCCCGGCTTCGGGCGATGTCGCCACAGCAGATCCTGGAGCGGCTCGACGATCGCTACACGCTGCTGACCCGCGGTAGCCGGGACGCGCCGACGCGGCAGCAGACCTTGCGATGGAGTATCGACTGGAGCTACCACCTGTGCACTCCCGAAGAACAGCAGCTGTGGGGCAGAGTGTCGGTGTTCGCGGGAAGCTTCGAACTCGACGCGGCGGAAGGTGTCTGCGGCGACGACGAGACGCCAGAGGGCCTGCTCGACTCACTGAGCTCACTGGTGGACAAGTCGATCCTGATCCGAGAGGAATCGGACACCGCCGTCCATTTCCGATTGCTCGAGACACTCCATGACTACGGCCGGGAGAAGATCGTGCAGGCCGGCGAATATGCGCCGCTGCGCCGCCGGCACCGGGACTGGTATCGGAAGTTGGTGATCGACGCCGAAGCCGGATGGATCAGCCCTCGGCAACTCAAGCTGATCGGCCGCCTCGATCGGGAGCAGCCGAACATACGGGAAGCGCTGGAGTATTGCCTCTCCGACGATGACGCGGGAGCCGAGGCCGGACTACGTATGGCTACCGCGATGTTTCCGTTCGCGCTCTCCCGCGGTCTGTACAGCGAGGGTCGACAGTGGCTCGACCGCTTCCTCACCCGCCAGACCGGACAGCCGACAGCGGGACGCATCCGGGCGATCTGCGCGGACAGTCTGTTGGCCGCTGTGCAGGGCGACCTGCTGGCGGCGACTGCGCTGGTGGAGGAGGGTCGCGCGCTTGCCGCGCAGTTCACCGACCCCCTGATCCACGCCCTCCTCGACCACGCCTACGGGGAACTGGCACTGTTCCGTGGTGATCTTCCCCGCGCCGCCTCACATCTGGAGAAGGCGCTGGAGGTGTTCGACGCCCGCGGCGACCTCACACTGCAAGTCGGTGTACTGCACATACTCGGTTTGGCGTACGACCTGCTCGGCGAATCGCAGCGGTCGATCGGCTGTTACGAAAAGGCGCTCGCGATCACCGAATCTCACGGGGAATCGGTGTATCGCTCGTACACGCTGTGGGCCATGGGTGTCGCGGTCTGGAGACAGGGTGACCTAGGTCGAGCGGTGGGGCTGCTCGAGCTGGCGCTGGCGCTCGCCGAACAGGTGAACGATCCGCTCACCTGCGCGGTGTGCCTGGAGGTGCTGGCCTGGATTGCCGCCGGGGAACGGAATGCGCGGCGCGCCGCCGTGCTGCTGGGAGCCGCCGAGGAGTTGGCGCACTCCGTCGGCAGCGTCACGATCGTGTTCCCCACGCTGCTGCCCTACCAGGAGGAATGCGAGAAGACGACGCGGCGCGCGCTCGGCGAGCAGGCGTTCGGGGCGGCCCGGCGGGAGGGTCGGCGCATGGGTATGGCTGGGGCGCTCGCGTATGCGCTCGGCCGGCAACCCCCGGATACGGCGCACACTGGCGGGCCGTCGGTGGAGTTGACCAAGCGTGAGCGTGAGGTTGCCGACCTCGTCGCTCAGGGCCTGACCAACAAACAGATCGCCGCCACATTGGTGATCTCGCCGCGCACCGCGCAGGGCCATGTGGAGCACGTCCTCACCAAACTCGGGTTCACCTCGCGCGCGCAGATCGCTGCCTGGGTGGTCGAGCAGTCCCGGAACGAGCCGGTCTGA
- a CDS encoding trimeric intracellular cation channel family protein, translated as MASVTASVPDLFRALDLTGVFANALLGGAVARSHRLDLVGFAVLAIVSGLGGGIIRDTLLQHGTPVALTDYAYVTTALIGAVVAFAVRFEGRGWDRLFPFIDALALGCWAAAGAQKTLTVGLGWMPAVLLGTVTAVGGGVVRDIAVGRIPAIFGGNTLYATCALVASGTLVLVQYCGYPQAGLVAATAVGAVLCLLARWRGWILPERIAWRYSERFRRRRRKEK; from the coding sequence ATGGCGTCTGTCACTGCGTCGGTGCCGGATCTTTTTCGGGCGCTCGATCTGACTGGGGTGTTCGCCAATGCGTTGCTCGGTGGTGCAGTCGCGCGCAGTCACCGCCTCGATCTGGTCGGGTTCGCGGTGCTCGCGATCGTGTCGGGGCTCGGTGGGGGCATCATTCGTGACACGTTGTTGCAGCACGGTACGCCGGTGGCGTTGACGGACTACGCGTATGTGACGACGGCGTTGATCGGCGCGGTGGTCGCGTTCGCGGTGCGGTTCGAGGGGCGCGGCTGGGATCGGTTGTTTCCGTTCATAGATGCTCTGGCATTGGGTTGTTGGGCCGCGGCCGGTGCGCAGAAAACGCTCACGGTCGGGTTGGGGTGGATGCCGGCGGTGTTGTTGGGCACGGTGACCGCGGTCGGTGGTGGCGTGGTCCGTGACATTGCGGTGGGCAGGATCCCGGCGATATTCGGTGGGAATACCCTGTATGCCACGTGCGCACTGGTTGCCAGTGGCACGCTGGTGCTGGTTCAGTATTGCGGGTACCCGCAGGCCGGTCTGGTTGCCGCAACGGCGGTAGGTGCGGTGTTGTGCTTGCTTGCGCGTTGGCGGGGTTGGATTCTGCCGGAACGTATCGCGTGGCGGTATTCGGAGCGTTTCCGGCGTCGCAGACGGAAGGAGAAGTGA
- a CDS encoding amidohydrolase, whose product MSTNSRNATVLAGLAGIRGWQEELYRDLHEHPELSHQEHRTAGIVAKRLRATGFSVHEGVGGTGVVGVLRGGDGPTVLLRADMDALPIREATGLPYASTAVSSDAAGDEVPVMHACGHDVHVACLLGAAQLLADGREHWNGTVIALFQPAEEAGDGARAMVDDRLGELFPKVDVALAQHVLPAPAGVVGTRSGPVLSAADSMRITVHGRGGHGSMPQATVDPVVLAAMIVVRLQTVISREAVPGEPAVLTVGRIAAGTKSNVIADHAVLELNVRTYSEATRTAILDAIRRIVTAECQASRSPKDPEFELFDRFPLTDNDSDATSRVAAAFAAHFGERSRPLPMQTASEDFSDIPTALGVPYTYWGFGGIDPDVYRRAELAGRVSEDVPVNHSAVFAPVIQPTLDTGTEALVVAALAWL is encoded by the coding sequence ATGTCCACGAACTCGCGGAACGCGACGGTGTTGGCCGGTTTGGCTGGTATCCGAGGGTGGCAGGAAGAGCTCTACCGGGACCTGCACGAGCATCCGGAACTCTCGCATCAGGAACACCGCACCGCAGGGATCGTCGCGAAAAGATTACGTGCGACAGGGTTTTCGGTGCACGAGGGCGTCGGTGGCACCGGGGTGGTCGGGGTGTTGCGGGGCGGTGACGGTCCGACTGTGCTGTTGCGGGCCGACATGGACGCCCTTCCGATCAGGGAGGCGACGGGTCTGCCGTACGCCAGCACGGCTGTCTCGTCGGATGCGGCCGGGGACGAGGTGCCGGTCATGCATGCGTGCGGTCACGATGTGCATGTTGCGTGCCTGCTCGGCGCAGCGCAGCTGCTCGCCGACGGCAGAGAACACTGGAACGGCACCGTGATCGCTCTGTTCCAACCGGCGGAGGAAGCCGGCGACGGTGCCCGGGCGATGGTCGACGATCGTCTGGGAGAGTTGTTCCCGAAGGTCGACGTCGCCCTCGCCCAGCATGTGCTGCCTGCTCCGGCGGGGGTGGTGGGCACCCGTAGCGGGCCGGTCCTGTCCGCGGCGGACAGTATGCGGATCACCGTCCACGGGCGAGGTGGCCACGGGTCGATGCCGCAGGCGACGGTCGATCCGGTGGTGTTGGCGGCGATGATCGTGGTCCGGTTGCAGACCGTGATCTCGAGGGAAGCCGTGCCCGGGGAACCCGCAGTTCTGACGGTCGGGCGTATCGCTGCCGGAACGAAGAGCAATGTGATCGCCGATCATGCGGTACTCGAGCTCAATGTCAGGACGTACAGCGAGGCGACTCGTACGGCGATCCTCGATGCGATCCGCCGGATCGTGACGGCTGAATGTCAGGCTTCGCGGTCGCCGAAGGATCCCGAGTTCGAGTTGTTCGACCGTTTTCCGTTGACCGACAACGACTCTGATGCGACCTCGCGGGTTGCGGCTGCGTTCGCTGCGCATTTCGGCGAGCGTAGTCGGCCGCTGCCGATGCAGACCGCGAGTGAGGATTTCAGTGACATTCCGACAGCTCTGGGTGTGCCGTACACGTATTGGGGTTTCGGCGGTATCGATCCTGATGTCTACCGGCGGGCTGAGCTGGCGGGTCGGGTGTCGGAGGATGTTCCGGTCAATCACTCGGCTGTCTTCGCGCCGGTGATTCAACCTACGCTCGATACCGGGACGGAGGCGCTGGTCGTGGCTGCGCTGGCGTGGCTCTGA
- a CDS encoding NADPH-dependent FMN reductase, with the protein MRHAELRAAETAKAERPNHHEHLQGRLLRRQPLLHLHQPDPVEGTALKDAISGVDAVLFVSPEYNRSIPGALKNAIDWASRPWGQNSFDHIPAAVIGASIGAIGTAVGQQSLRAVLSFCNARQMTAPEAYIHYTPEVFGDDGTVHNASTEKFLRNYMTEFRNHIHRVLTVLPR; encoded by the coding sequence GTGAGACACGCGGAGCTGCGAGCGGCGGAAACTGCAAAAGCAGAAAGGCCGAACCACCATGAGCACCTACAAGGTCGGCTACTTCGTCGGCAGCCTCTCCTCCACCTCCATCAACCGGATCCTGTCGAAGGCACCGCACTCAAGGACGCGATTTCCGGAGTGGATGCGGTGCTCTTCGTCTCGCCCGAGTACAACCGCTCGATCCCCGGAGCTTTGAAGAACGCGATCGACTGGGCGTCGCGTCCGTGGGGCCAGAACTCGTTCGATCACATCCCCGCTGCCGTGATCGGCGCATCCATCGGCGCGATCGGCACCGCCGTCGGTCAGCAGAGCCTGCGGGCGGTACTCAGTTTCTGCAACGCCCGACAGATGACCGCGCCGGAGGCCTACATCCACTACACACCCGAGGTGTTCGGCGACGACGGCACAGTACACAACGCCTCCACCGAGAAATTCCTGCGCAACTACATGACCGAGTTCCGCAATCACATCCACCGGGTCCTCACCGTGCTACCGCGCTAG
- a CDS encoding WS/DGAT/MGAT family O-acyltransferase, with amino-acid sequence MLLPMSPTDSMFLLGESRDHPMHVGGLALFEPPDGADAQTMRAMLDAALARGTVAPLLRKRARRSVTTLGQWGWEEGTPVDLGHHIRHDALPAPGGITELMTLVARLHSGLLDRSRPLWEMHLIEGLTGGRFAAYMKIHHALADGVSAMKLLRSALSEDPDVSGMPAPWEPLVRERPALRLVPNPPAGGPGPFDLPAAALRAARSAAGEVAGEVAGMVPAIAGTIDRARRQRGGPLTLSAPKSMLNVPIGGARRFAARSWPIERLRLVAKFADATVNDVVLAMCSGALRTYMNDLDALPADPLIAMVPVSLRDQGQETKAGNEIGVLMCNLATHLANPAARFDAVRVSMREGKNAMRTRSSAQILAMSALGTAPLALSMLGLGGPIRPPNVMISNVPGPSTPLYWNGARLTALYPLSIPVDGQALNITCTSTDDEIAFGLTACRRALPPLAPLLDHLDDELGALEHALGL; translated from the coding sequence ATGCTGCTCCCGATGTCACCGACCGATTCGATGTTCCTGCTCGGCGAATCCCGCGACCACCCGATGCACGTCGGAGGCCTGGCCCTGTTCGAACCGCCGGACGGCGCCGACGCCCAGACTATGCGGGCGATGCTCGACGCCGCGCTCGCCCGCGGCACCGTGGCCCCGCTCCTGCGCAAGCGGGCCCGCCGATCGGTGACCACACTGGGCCAGTGGGGCTGGGAGGAAGGCACTCCCGTCGATCTCGGCCACCACATCCGCCACGACGCACTACCGGCGCCCGGCGGGATCACCGAACTGATGACCTTGGTCGCCCGCCTGCACTCCGGATTGCTCGACCGCAGCCGGCCGCTGTGGGAGATGCACCTGATCGAGGGCCTCACCGGCGGCCGTTTCGCGGCGTACATGAAGATCCACCACGCCCTCGCCGACGGCGTGTCCGCGATGAAACTGCTGCGCAGCGCACTCAGCGAAGACCCCGACGTCTCCGGCATGCCCGCCCCGTGGGAGCCGCTTGTCCGCGAGCGACCCGCCCTCCGTCTGGTCCCGAACCCGCCCGCCGGCGGCCCCGGCCCCTTCGACCTGCCCGCAGCCGCCTTGCGCGCCGCCCGCAGTGCCGCCGGAGAGGTCGCCGGAGAGGTCGCCGGGATGGTGCCCGCGATCGCGGGCACCATCGACCGGGCCCGCCGCCAACGCGGCGGACCCCTCACCCTCTCCGCACCCAAATCCATGCTGAACGTGCCGATCGGCGGCGCCCGACGGTTCGCGGCCCGGTCCTGGCCCATCGAACGCCTCCGCCTGGTCGCCAAGTTCGCCGACGCCACCGTCAACGATGTGGTGCTCGCGATGTGCTCCGGCGCCCTGCGCACCTACATGAACGACCTCGATGCACTGCCCGCCGACCCGCTGATCGCGATGGTTCCCGTCTCACTGCGCGACCAAGGTCAGGAAACCAAGGCGGGCAACGAAATCGGAGTGCTGATGTGCAACCTCGCCACCCACCTCGCCAACCCCGCAGCGCGGTTCGACGCGGTGCGTGTCTCCATGCGCGAAGGCAAGAACGCGATGCGCACCCGCAGTTCGGCGCAGATCCTGGCGATGAGCGCCCTCGGCACCGCACCACTCGCGCTAAGCATGCTCGGACTCGGCGGCCCGATCCGCCCACCGAACGTGATGATCTCCAACGTGCCCGGACCCAGCACGCCGCTGTACTGGAACGGCGCCCGACTGACCGCGCTGTACCCGCTGTCCATCCCGGTCGACGGACAGGCCCTGAACATCACCTGCACCAGCACCGACGACGAGATCGCGTTCGGGCTCACCGCCTGCCGGCGCGCCCTGCCACCACTGGCACCGCTGCTCGACCATCTCGACGACGAACTCGGCGCCCTCGAACACGCCCTCGGCCTGTAA
- a CDS encoding plasmid pRiA4b ORF-3 family protein — protein sequence MARTWLSVTVELLGGRGEELWPWPGRVFAVGPSHTFMELANAVNDAFGRWDRSHLSMFTLADGRVVTDAATGAEMAGSIAGPITESVDIESAKVARLLGPGAEFGFTFDLGDDWTHRCVVGGDKVDPVEVLGITPGHPLPYWGWGNIPDQYGRRWAEDDGQSRVPSRPTQPHPMLLHAWPGREQVPPLDLSELREAIAAGDGARFLAAVRGHDVDDALQQVGAGLPMALETRREQAEPVTLSVVNRLTRHAGAGDEVLAEDLLACLRGHPLAGQVVPVDLEMLGTELEGDLSMSDRWLRRPAHRGCLRREQH from the coding sequence ATGGCACGAACGTGGTTGTCGGTGACGGTGGAGCTGCTCGGCGGGCGCGGCGAGGAACTGTGGCCATGGCCCGGCCGCGTCTTCGCGGTCGGACCGTCGCACACCTTCATGGAACTCGCGAATGCCGTCAACGACGCCTTCGGACGGTGGGACAGGTCCCATCTGTCGATGTTCACCCTTGCCGATGGACGAGTGGTCACCGACGCGGCGACGGGGGCCGAGATGGCTGGGTCGATCGCTGGGCCCATCACCGAGTCGGTGGATATCGAGTCGGCCAAGGTTGCTCGGCTCCTGGGGCCCGGAGCGGAGTTCGGGTTCACTTTCGACCTGGGCGATGACTGGACCCACCGCTGTGTGGTCGGCGGCGACAAGGTCGACCCCGTGGAAGTGCTGGGAATCACGCCAGGGCATCCGCTGCCTTACTGGGGATGGGGCAACATCCCGGACCAGTACGGGCGCCGGTGGGCTGAGGACGACGGGCAGAGCCGGGTTCCGAGCAGACCAACCCAGCCGCATCCGATGTTGCTGCACGCGTGGCCCGGACGCGAACAGGTGCCCCCGCTCGACCTGTCCGAGCTGCGCGAAGCTATCGCGGCAGGAGATGGCGCCCGCTTCCTCGCCGCGGTGAGGGGACATGACGTCGACGACGCGCTGCAACAGGTGGGGGCCGGCCTACCGATGGCACTGGAAACGCGACGAGAGCAGGCCGAGCCGGTGACGCTGTCGGTCGTCAACCGGCTGACTCGGCACGCCGGCGCGGGTGACGAGGTGCTGGCCGAGGACCTGCTCGCGTGTCTGCGCGGCCATCCGCTCGCAGGGCAGGTAGTGCCGGTCGACCTCGAGATGCTCGGTACCGAACTGGAGGGGGATTTGAGTATGTCGGACCGGTGGCTACGTCGACCTGCGCACCGGGGATGTCTGCGACGAGAGCAGCACTGA
- a CDS encoding trimeric intracellular cation channel family protein, whose product MASEPLLLFVLDLAGTFAFALNGALTAARAVRLDIVGVVTLGMITALGGGTVRDVLLDALPPATFIDLRYLAVAAIGALIAFGLSFRLERLAMPITVLDAIGLSVFAVLGAHKALELGFGVVQSVIVGAITGVGGGTIRDVVIGRIPTVLRSELYAIPALIGAAGFAVAHGVGHGGVGAALGAAAVCFVVRMLGVRFDLHAPRPPGRGRSGGSDDLAG is encoded by the coding sequence ATGGCATCCGAACCGCTGCTGTTGTTTGTGCTGGATCTGGCGGGAACTTTCGCATTCGCGTTGAACGGTGCATTGACCGCGGCGCGTGCCGTCCGACTGGACATCGTCGGTGTCGTGACGCTGGGCATGATCACCGCTCTCGGTGGTGGCACGGTGCGCGATGTGTTGCTCGACGCCCTTCCTCCGGCGACGTTCATCGATTTGCGATATCTGGCGGTGGCCGCGATCGGAGCGTTGATCGCTTTCGGCCTCAGTTTCCGGTTGGAGCGGTTGGCGATGCCTATCACGGTGCTCGATGCCATCGGTTTGAGCGTGTTCGCGGTCCTCGGGGCGCACAAGGCGCTGGAGTTGGGTTTCGGGGTGGTGCAGTCGGTCATCGTGGGCGCGATCACCGGTGTCGGCGGCGGGACGATCCGCGATGTTGTGATCGGACGTATCCCGACGGTGCTGCGGAGTGAGCTTTATGCCATTCCCGCTCTGATCGGGGCGGCTGGTTTCGCTGTTGCGCACGGTGTCGGTCATGGCGGCGTGGGTGCTGCGTTGGGTGCGGCGGCGGTGTGTTTCGTCGTCAGGATGCTCGGTGTGCGCTTCGATCTGCATGCACCCCGTCCGCCGGGACGCGGTCGATCTGGCGGATCGGACGATCTAGCCGGCTGA
- a CDS encoding amidohydrolase produces MNSRSATVLAGLAGVRGWQEDLYRDLHEHPELSHQEHRTAGIVAKRLRATGFSVHAGIGGTGVVGVLRGGDGPTVLLRADMDALPIREATGLPYASTGTASDAAGDEVPVMHACGHDVHVACLLGAAQLLADAVEHWNGTLIALFQPAEEVGDGARAMVDDRLGELFPTVDVALGQHVLPAPAGVVGTRSGPVLSAADSMRIIVHGRGGHGSMPQATVDPVVLAAMIVVRLQTVISRETVPGEPAVLTVGRIAAGTKSNVIADHAVLELNVRTYSEATRTAILDAIRRIVVAECQASRSPKDPEFELFDRFPLTANDSDATARVAAAFVGYFGERSVVLPMQTASEDFSDIPTALGVPYTYWGFGGIDPDVYRRAELAGRVSEDVPVNHSAVFAPVIQPTLDTKTEALVVAALAWL; encoded by the coding sequence ATGAACTCGCGTAGCGCGACGGTGTTGGCCGGGCTGGCTGGTGTCCGAGGTTGGCAGGAAGATCTCTACCGGGACCTGCACGAGCATCCGGAACTCTCGCATCAGGAACATCGCACGGCGGGCATCGTCGCGAAAAGGTTACGTGCGACAGGGTTTTCGGTGCACGCGGGAATCGGTGGTACCGGGGTGGTCGGGGTGTTGCGGGGCGGTGACGGTCCGACTGTGCTGTTGCGGGCCGACATGGATGCCCTTCCCATCCGGGAGGCGACGGGTCTGCCGTACGCCAGCACGGGTACTGCGTCGGATGCGGCCGGGGACGAGGTGCCGGTCATGCACGCATGCGGTCACGATGTCCACGTCGCCTGCCTGCTCGGCGCAGCGCAGCTGCTCGCCGACGCAGTAGAACACTGGAACGGCACCCTGATCGCTCTGTTCCAACCAGCTGAGGAGGTCGGCGACGGTGCCCGAGCAATGGTCGACGATCGGCTGGGAGAGCTGTTCCCGACGGTCGATGTCGCCCTCGGACAGCATGTGTTGCCTGCTCCGGCGGGGGTGGTGGGCACCCGCAGCGGGCCGGTCCTGTCCGCGGCCGACAGCATGCGGATCATCGTCCACGGGCGCGGTGGCCACGGATCCATGCCGCAGGCGACGGTCGATCCGGTGGTGTTGGCGGCGATGATCGTCGTCCGGTTGCAGACCGTGATCTCGAGGGAAACGGTTCCGGGGGAACCCGCGGTCCTCACGGTCGGGCGTATCGCTGCCGGAACGAAGAGCAATGTGATCGCCGATCATGCGGTCCTCGAGCTCAATGTCAGGACGTACAGCGAGGCGACTCGTACGGCGATCCTCGATGCGATCCGCCGGATCGTCGTCGCGGAATGTCAGGCTTCGCGGTCGCCGAAGGACCCGGAGTTCGAGTTGTTCGACCGTTTTCCGTTGACCGCCAACGACTCTGATGCGACTGCTCGGGTCGCCGCAGCCTTCGTTGGGTATTTCGGCGAGCGCAGTGTGGTGTTGCCGATGCAGACGGCGAGTGAGGATTTCAGTGACATTCCGACGGCTCTGGGTGTGCCGTACACGTATTGGGGTTTCGGTGGAATCGACCCTGACGTCTACCGGCGGGCCGAGCTGGCGGGTCGGGTGTCGGAGGATGTTCCGGTCAATCACTCGGCTGTTTTCGCGCCGGTGATCCAACCTACGCTCGATACCAAAACCGAGGCGCTGGTCGTCGCTGCACTGGCCTGGCTGTGA